One Microbacterium keratanolyticum DNA window includes the following coding sequences:
- a CDS encoding MBL fold metallo-hydrolase — MSNIVETMADEFPREISPGVFWMGACLPFHLSDRVIHGHNSAYVVRGTEASVIIDTGNPSSWPTISAKLDDILGDEPLTYVFPTHPELPHTGNLPRLVEKYPNVKVVGDMHDYHLFYPQIVDNLNPRLPGDRIDLGGGQELLIVEAMIRDLPNTQWAFATDGKVLFTADGFCYMHRPELDDEDPLHLPGECALTTDELREPIAVENAAFFTGSALYWARFNNDADRVYDRVLGLVDELDVRFVAPTHGNVITNVREVEPIIRAGHKQAYRY, encoded by the coding sequence ATGTCCAACATTGTCGAGACGATGGCCGATGAGTTTCCTCGTGAGATCTCACCGGGCGTGTTCTGGATGGGCGCCTGCCTGCCCTTCCACCTCTCCGACCGGGTGATCCACGGTCACAACTCGGCCTACGTGGTGCGCGGCACCGAGGCATCCGTGATCATCGACACCGGCAACCCGTCGAGCTGGCCCACCATCTCCGCCAAGCTCGACGACATCCTCGGTGATGAGCCGCTGACCTACGTCTTCCCGACGCACCCCGAGCTGCCCCACACCGGCAACCTCCCGCGGCTCGTCGAGAAGTACCCGAACGTCAAGGTCGTCGGCGACATGCACGACTACCACCTCTTCTACCCGCAGATCGTCGACAACCTGAACCCGCGTCTGCCGGGCGACCGGATCGATCTCGGCGGAGGGCAGGAGCTGCTCATCGTCGAGGCGATGATCCGCGACCTGCCGAACACGCAGTGGGCCTTCGCCACCGACGGCAAGGTGCTCTTCACCGCAGACGGATTCTGCTACATGCACCGTCCCGAGCTCGATGACGAGGACCCTCTGCACCTGCCTGGCGAATGCGCGCTCACCACCGACGAGCTGCGTGAGCCGATCGCCGTGGAGAACGCCGCGTTCTTCACGGGGAGCGCCCTGTACTGGGCGCGCTTCAACAACGACGCCGACCGGGTCTACGACCGCGTGCTCGGACTCGTCGACGAACTGGACGTGCGATTCGTCGCACCCACCCACGGCAACGTCATCACGAATGTGCGTGAGGTCGAGCCGATCATCCGAGCGGGCCACAAGCAGGCCTACCGCTACTAG
- a CDS encoding MBL fold metallo-hydrolase: MASRCSSPVPRWTACNLEPIARRFDILRLFTGGVINPFDAFDDVSRIALRGRRQQIDGTRTVEGDALERAMSIEVAPGRILDVQSPLLRLLPTFWGWDARTGTLFTSDTFTHGVLATPESYRFIDDTVEDDTTVEQVAAHLFAKYEWLPRATKYPLRDWLASTFEGYEPEAIAPSRGSVIRGRDAVRRHLDLMLAALADDAA; this comes from the coding sequence GTGGCGTCTCGATGTTCTTCACCCGTCCCGAGATGGACTGCGTGTAACCTCGAGCCCATCGCACGTCGCTTCGACATCCTGCGCCTGTTCACCGGCGGCGTCATCAACCCGTTCGACGCCTTCGACGACGTCAGCCGGATCGCCCTTCGCGGGCGCCGGCAGCAGATCGACGGCACTCGCACGGTCGAAGGCGACGCACTGGAGCGTGCGATGAGCATCGAGGTCGCGCCGGGCCGCATCCTCGACGTGCAGTCGCCGCTGCTGCGACTGCTGCCCACGTTCTGGGGATGGGATGCCCGTACGGGCACCCTGTTCACCTCGGACACCTTCACGCACGGCGTGCTGGCGACCCCCGAGAGCTACCGCTTCATCGACGACACCGTCGAAGACGACACGACCGTCGAGCAGGTCGCCGCGCACCTCTTCGCCAAGTACGAGTGGCTGCCGCGGGCGACGAAGTACCCGCTGCGGGACTGGCTGGCCAGCACCTTCGAGGGCTACGAGCCCGAGGCCATCGCGCCCTCTCGTGGATCCGTCATCCGCGGGCGCGACGCTGTCCGCCGCCACCTCGACCTCATGTTGGCCGCACTGGCCGACGACGCCGCATAG
- a CDS encoding ABC transporter permease codes for MIRYILSRLLIAVLLLWGLVTLSFALVSLLPGDPAVALLGEYATPADVARINAELGLDKPFVERYFDYLFRTLRGDLGTSFFTGSSVSEELWTRLPNTLVYLVPGLLLALVIGLGLGAMAAYRAGRFADRSFTVVVSILMAMPEFVLALLLLFIFYQQLQIAPAPLGMLSATDITPPKVTGWLPVDAVLAGQWGTLGSIFNRAGLLILTLGLFFAAPFGKTVRTGLLQILNSPQIEFAKACGLRPSQVFRYALTDVRGALMTYMVLLFAAALSGAAIVESVFSWPGVGGWSLDGVLKGDVPVIQGFVLVMGATSLLGYVILDALITLLDPRTRAIAAPSRRMREAAPAPVVAVAS; via the coding sequence ATGATCCGCTACATCCTGTCCCGCCTCCTGATCGCCGTCCTGCTGCTGTGGGGGCTGGTGACGCTGAGCTTCGCGCTCGTGTCGCTGCTGCCCGGTGATCCCGCGGTCGCACTGCTCGGCGAGTACGCGACCCCCGCCGATGTGGCTCGCATCAATGCGGAGCTCGGACTCGACAAGCCCTTCGTCGAGCGCTACTTCGACTACCTCTTCCGCACACTGCGCGGCGACCTCGGCACCTCGTTCTTCACCGGCAGCTCGGTGAGCGAGGAGCTGTGGACCCGACTGCCCAACACGCTCGTCTACCTGGTTCCCGGGCTCCTGCTCGCGCTCGTGATCGGTCTGGGCCTGGGTGCCATGGCTGCTTACCGCGCAGGACGCTTCGCTGACCGCTCGTTCACGGTCGTCGTCTCGATCCTGATGGCGATGCCCGAGTTCGTGCTCGCGCTGCTGCTGCTGTTCATCTTCTATCAGCAGCTGCAGATCGCTCCGGCTCCGCTGGGAATGCTCTCCGCGACGGACATCACCCCACCGAAGGTGACCGGGTGGCTGCCTGTCGATGCGGTCCTCGCGGGACAGTGGGGCACCCTCGGCTCGATCTTCAACCGCGCCGGCCTCCTGATCCTGACGCTCGGTCTGTTCTTCGCCGCGCCCTTCGGCAAGACGGTGCGCACGGGCCTCCTGCAGATCCTCAACTCGCCGCAGATCGAGTTCGCGAAGGCGTGCGGCCTGCGTCCCTCGCAGGTGTTCCGGTACGCGCTCACGGATGTGCGCGGCGCGTTGATGACGTACATGGTGCTCCTGTTCGCGGCAGCGCTCAGTGGCGCGGCGATCGTCGAGAGCGTGTTCTCGTGGCCCGGGGTCGGCGGATGGTCGCTCGACGGCGTGCTCAAGGGGGATGTCCCGGTCATCCAGGGCTTCGTGCTCGTGATGGGCGCGACCAGTCTGCTCGGATATGTGATCCTCGACGCACTCATCACTCTGCTCGACCCGCGCACGCGGGCGATTGCGGCCCCGTCGCGGCGGATGCGTGAGGCAGCGCCCGCGCCCGTGGTGGCCGTGGCCTCCTGA
- a CDS encoding ABC transporter ATP-binding protein, producing MALIELTDVVKTFPGPHGTTKIAVDGVSLSVERGDCLGVIGESGSGKSTLGRLLLRLYDVDSGSVVLDGQDISRLSKREMRRHRRHWQIVFQEPFASLNPRLTIGQIVEEPLIVAGDYGNRAARRERVIATLAEVGLPPEFLDRRPANLSGGQQQRVGIARALVTDPSIIVLDEPTASLDLTIRASVLRVLNRLREARGLTYVFISHDIETVRHFCSDVVVMHQGRFVEGGPALEVLDAPREEYTRNLMGAAMPPIPYQGRAADPDALDSVSGAS from the coding sequence ATGGCGCTCATCGAACTCACGGACGTCGTCAAGACGTTCCCCGGTCCGCACGGGACCACGAAGATTGCGGTCGACGGCGTCTCGCTCTCGGTCGAACGCGGTGACTGCCTCGGCGTGATCGGGGAATCAGGATCGGGCAAGTCGACCCTCGGACGTCTGCTGCTGCGCCTCTATGACGTCGACAGCGGATCGGTTGTGCTCGATGGTCAGGACATCAGCCGCCTCAGCAAGAGAGAGATGCGCCGTCACCGTCGTCACTGGCAGATCGTGTTCCAGGAGCCGTTCGCCTCGCTGAACCCGCGTCTCACGATCGGCCAGATCGTCGAGGAGCCGCTCATCGTGGCCGGCGACTACGGCAATCGCGCCGCGCGCCGGGAGCGCGTGATCGCGACGCTCGCCGAGGTCGGACTGCCTCCGGAGTTCCTCGACCGCCGTCCGGCCAACCTCAGCGGTGGGCAGCAGCAGCGCGTCGGCATCGCACGCGCGCTGGTGACGGATCCGTCGATCATCGTGCTCGACGAGCCGACGGCGTCGCTCGATCTGACGATTCGCGCCTCCGTCCTGCGGGTGCTCAACCGTCTGCGCGAAGCGCGCGGTCTGACCTACGTGTTCATCTCGCACGACATCGAGACAGTGCGTCACTTCTGCTCCGACGTCGTCGTCATGCACCAGGGACGCTTCGTCGAAGGCGGTCCCGCGCTCGAGGTGCTCGACGCGCCGCGCGAGGAGTACACCCGCAATCTCATGGGCGCGGCGATGCCGCCCATTCCGTATCAGGGCCGCGCGGCCGACCCGGACGCGCTCGACTCCGTCTCAGGAGCATCATGA
- a CDS encoding ABC transporter ATP-binding protein, with protein MTAGLEVTGLVTDFVSRHQSIRALHGVSFEVGESEVVGIVGESGSGKSTVVRSIIKLLMAPGRVTEGRVDFYGQPLLDLRERELRKIRGKDIGFVAQNPFSALNPVLRIEKQFENIAKAHDFPRSELRRQALDLLEATGVKDAERVLDGYAHELSGGMAQRVVIAMALFLNPRLVIADEPTTALDLTVQRQVLDTLTRLTVGSGRSMLIVTHDLGVVAKYCDRVLVMYQGRLVEQGPVSRVFVTPEHEYTASLLDSVVRPEEAPPGGTSTITTVGALGAFAGRRS; from the coding sequence ATGACCGCTGGGCTCGAGGTGACGGGACTCGTCACCGACTTCGTCAGCCGGCACCAGTCGATCCGGGCGCTCCATGGGGTGTCCTTCGAAGTGGGTGAGAGCGAGGTCGTCGGCATCGTCGGCGAATCCGGATCCGGAAAGTCGACCGTGGTCCGATCCATCATCAAGCTCCTGATGGCACCGGGACGCGTGACAGAAGGGCGGGTCGACTTCTACGGACAGCCGCTTCTCGACCTGCGCGAGCGCGAACTGCGCAAGATCCGCGGCAAGGACATCGGCTTCGTCGCGCAGAACCCGTTCAGCGCGCTGAACCCGGTGCTGCGCATCGAGAAGCAGTTCGAGAACATCGCCAAGGCGCACGACTTCCCGCGCAGCGAGCTGCGTCGCCAGGCGCTCGACCTGCTCGAGGCCACCGGCGTGAAGGACGCCGAGCGCGTGCTTGACGGCTACGCTCACGAACTCAGCGGAGGCATGGCGCAGCGCGTCGTGATCGCGATGGCGCTCTTCCTCAACCCTCGCCTCGTGATCGCGGACGAGCCCACGACCGCCCTCGACCTCACGGTGCAGCGGCAGGTGCTCGACACGCTGACGCGTCTCACGGTCGGCAGCGGGCGGTCGATGCTCATCGTCACGCACGACCTCGGCGTCGTCGCCAAGTACTGCGATCGCGTGCTCGTGATGTATCAGGGGCGTCTGGTCGAGCAGGGGCCGGTGTCACGGGTCTTCGTGACACCCGAGCACGAGTACACGGCATCACTGCTGGATTCGGTGGTCCGCCCCGAGGAGGCGCCGCCGGGCGGGACCTCGACCATCACGACCGTGGGCGCGCTCGGCGCCTTCGCCGGCAGGAGGAGCTGA
- a CDS encoding ABC transporter permease: MRWSRRGRLRLRGNWNIVAVTIAVAVVVGLPLLAMIGPYPVDPLRPDPNAISLPPSPTHWFGTDGNGMDVFSRTIEAAKLDVPISVAATLLALVVGVPIGLFATAGKVGDAVMRVVDAFAALPIIVIAIVAIQLMGGGAWNVILAIAIVGAPRFVRLTRASALALRSSRYVEAAVAIGCSPVRVAFNHIFRNAYGVVLVQATLTAANALGTIAALNFLGVGVSPPTPTWGAMISDGASMLIRGEWWAAAFPTIAMLLVIASFNVIAGAIENRIERVETAR, from the coding sequence GTGCGCTGGAGCCGTCGCGGACGACTGCGCCTGCGCGGCAACTGGAACATCGTGGCCGTCACGATCGCCGTTGCGGTCGTCGTCGGACTTCCGCTGCTCGCGATGATCGGCCCCTATCCGGTGGACCCCCTTCGTCCGGACCCGAACGCGATCAGCCTGCCACCCAGCCCCACGCACTGGTTCGGCACGGACGGCAACGGCATGGACGTCTTCTCCCGCACGATCGAAGCCGCCAAGCTCGACGTGCCGATCTCGGTGGCAGCGACACTTCTCGCGCTCGTCGTCGGTGTTCCGATCGGGCTGTTCGCCACAGCCGGTAAGGTCGGCGACGCGGTCATGCGCGTCGTCGACGCCTTCGCCGCCCTGCCGATCATCGTGATCGCGATCGTCGCCATCCAGCTCATGGGCGGCGGCGCGTGGAATGTGATCCTCGCCATTGCGATCGTCGGGGCTCCGCGCTTCGTGCGTCTCACCCGGGCGTCAGCCCTCGCGCTGCGCTCCTCGCGCTACGTCGAGGCCGCTGTGGCGATCGGATGCTCGCCGGTCCGGGTCGCGTTCAATCACATCTTCCGCAACGCCTACGGCGTCGTGCTGGTGCAGGCCACACTGACGGCGGCCAATGCGCTCGGCACGATCGCCGCGCTGAACTTCCTGGGCGTCGGCGTCAGCCCGCCCACGCCCACCTGGGGCGCGATGATCAGCGATGGCGCGAGCATGCTCATTCGCGGGGAGTGGTGGGCCGCAGCCTTCCCGACCATCGCGATGTTGCTCGTGATCGCCTCCTTCAACGTGATCGCGGGAGCGATCGAGAACCGCATCGAGAGAGTGGAGACGGCGCGATGA